A single region of the Nicotiana sylvestris chromosome 6, ASM39365v2, whole genome shotgun sequence genome encodes:
- the LOC138871736 gene encoding uncharacterized protein codes for MVMLDGGSGVDICPLSTLQRMEIGTERIRPNNVCVRAFDCIKRDTIGEIDLILTIVSIDFEVTFQVLDMDTSYNFLLGRSWIHAAGAVPSTLHQMVKFEHEDQEIMVHGEDEQSIYRDPSVPCLEAREGSEHIVY; via the coding sequence atggttatgttggacggaggctctGGGGTAGACATTTGCCCACTCTCAACTTTGCAACGTATGGAAATTGGTACCGagagaatccgacccaacaacgtttGTGTACGTGCCTTCGATTGTatcaaaagggacacaattggagagattgATCTGATTCTGACCATCGTCTCAAtagactttgaagtaaccttccaggttctggacatggacacgtcctacaattttctcttgGGAAGGTCGTGGATTCACGCAGCGGGGGCTgtgccttctactctccaccagatggtgaagttcgaacaTGAGGATCAGGAGATTATGGttcatggggaagatgagcaatcgatttatcgggacccgtcagtcccatgtcttgaagcaagagaaggAAGTGAGCACATAGTCTATTAG